The Cohnella abietis genome has a segment encoding these proteins:
- a CDS encoding DUF4838 domain-containing protein, whose amino-acid sequence MYPLKDDNSLQGINDDLDGAEATLSRLDIEGVKASNGTIIVDLSYVPLLDPLIEDFSVYQAVGDQPPVAVIPNAITWSSQAKKIVLSVPVLLYESLEQEVIYSVSYKKGTTVSGERIKISQGLSIISDGSAKCVIVAPQKEEDARAYAAACKLIKYLKLATGIELTLLPCSFEIPKHLLPVYIGVTGLNNRDVIHRQLQELDGDCFIIDCSVEAITIIGSSGWGTEFGVNEFLEAFAGVRWLLPGTDGEHVPIISRLTVPIGAKVEKPTFFSRTFGSADKSESWNRDNRIYPRIFTNHVMFHLFEPDKYLADHPEWYPTTIKPEMIGGWQPCYSNLETAEKAIELINKYFEENPNAESYSISVNDGGGYCEEDPHHPSYQEKKLNSLGMSHMSDHYFKWVQKVAEEVLAQHPDKYLAALAYHETYDPPSIESNVKLPSNVLVYITDERMNWASSERLQVGHSLTERWLEVAPGASFYDYFYGGPYVLPRPYFHQLADNCRYASEKGIAAFTSESPANFGEGPKMWLAAKLKWDATLDVDALLHDWYVHAVGAEAAPYLVKYYAHWEDFWQRRVYETEWFNSWLMSFPKTNFMSFTDASYLKIVDSSEIVQSRQWLESAVTVAKQYGTSLQGKRAELLLRAFEYYEGSVLTYPGNLEAAGEIQSTDHALNLLDIMVERLTISEKRINLVEEFKSDPILSIHWPPDIYGMLWSSTKSSDVHALAEWVGQEPSTGAVRSRINSIITTASSMYAVHYAKLLLAIADQWETVNHNSSFEQGDGIVADDWWYWLEYGQTSEINLHRSQEKPRTGNYGLKMNGLYWGGPVYEISQISSGYYGMSAYYYVPEFSDTKGTLQIFVYCNDANGQWLHTFGNEDKVVANEGPGWHLADWVGHIPAFIDGVKVEKLTIGLKLTKFKDGEILYLDDIKFFNLG is encoded by the coding sequence ATGTATCCATTAAAAGATGATAACAGCTTGCAGGGAATTAATGATGATCTTGATGGAGCAGAAGCAACTTTAAGTAGGCTCGATATTGAAGGTGTAAAGGCATCAAATGGAACAATAATTGTTGATCTAAGTTATGTTCCATTACTTGATCCTTTGATTGAAGATTTCTCCGTTTATCAAGCCGTAGGGGATCAGCCACCAGTTGCTGTAATACCAAATGCAATAACGTGGTCATCCCAAGCAAAGAAAATTGTACTTTCGGTTCCAGTGTTGCTTTATGAATCATTGGAGCAAGAAGTCATTTACAGTGTTTCCTACAAAAAGGGGACAACAGTTAGTGGGGAAAGGATTAAAATCTCACAAGGGTTATCGATCATCTCAGATGGATCTGCTAAATGTGTGATTGTAGCTCCTCAGAAGGAAGAAGATGCTCGTGCTTATGCAGCTGCTTGTAAACTAATCAAGTATTTGAAGCTGGCAACGGGCATAGAGCTGACTCTTTTACCCTGCAGTTTTGAAATCCCAAAACATCTTTTGCCTGTTTATATTGGTGTAACGGGTTTAAATAATCGCGATGTAATCCATCGACAATTACAAGAGCTGGATGGGGATTGTTTTATTATCGACTGCAGTGTCGAGGCAATTACGATTATTGGCTCAAGTGGCTGGGGGACGGAATTTGGTGTGAATGAGTTTTTAGAAGCATTCGCAGGAGTACGTTGGTTATTACCAGGAACCGATGGGGAGCATGTACCTATTATTTCTCGATTGACTGTTCCGATAGGTGCAAAAGTGGAGAAGCCTACTTTCTTCTCAAGAACCTTCGGCTCAGCAGACAAAAGTGAGAGCTGGAATAGGGACAACCGCATCTATCCACGAATTTTCACCAATCATGTCATGTTCCACTTATTTGAACCAGATAAATATTTGGCTGATCATCCAGAATGGTATCCAACAACAATTAAACCTGAAATGATCGGCGGATGGCAACCTTGCTATAGTAATTTGGAAACGGCTGAGAAGGCGATTGAGCTGATTAACAAATACTTCGAGGAGAATCCAAACGCTGAATCGTACTCCATATCGGTTAATGATGGTGGAGGATATTGCGAAGAAGATCCACATCACCCGTCTTATCAAGAGAAGAAGCTTAATTCTCTGGGCATGTCACATATGTCTGATCATTATTTTAAGTGGGTACAGAAGGTTGCTGAAGAAGTGTTAGCACAACACCCAGATAAGTACTTGGCAGCGCTTGCTTATCATGAAACCTACGATCCACCTTCAATAGAATCTAATGTGAAGCTTCCATCGAATGTTCTGGTCTATATTACGGATGAAAGAATGAATTGGGCTAGTTCAGAGAGACTGCAGGTGGGACATAGCCTAACAGAAAGATGGCTAGAAGTAGCCCCAGGAGCCTCCTTCTATGATTACTTCTATGGAGGACCTTATGTGCTTCCGCGACCGTACTTTCACCAGCTGGCAGATAATTGTCGTTATGCGAGTGAAAAGGGTATTGCAGCGTTCACCTCGGAGTCTCCAGCGAACTTTGGCGAAGGTCCCAAGATGTGGCTGGCAGCGAAGCTGAAGTGGGATGCAACACTTGATGTGGATGCACTGCTACATGATTGGTATGTACATGCAGTAGGGGCAGAAGCGGCTCCTTATCTAGTCAAGTATTATGCGCACTGGGAGGATTTCTGGCAGAGAAGGGTTTATGAAACGGAATGGTTTAATAGTTGGCTGATGTCATTCCCGAAAACGAACTTCATGTCCTTCACAGATGCAAGCTATCTTAAAATCGTAGATTCATCTGAGATTGTTCAAAGTCGACAGTGGCTTGAAAGTGCTGTGACAGTCGCTAAGCAATATGGTACCTCCTTGCAGGGGAAACGCGCTGAATTGCTGTTGAGAGCATTTGAATACTATGAAGGTTCTGTGCTGACATACCCAGGCAATCTAGAGGCTGCAGGTGAAATTCAAAGTACTGATCATGCCTTAAACCTGTTGGATATTATGGTCGAAAGACTGACGATTTCCGAGAAGAGGATAAATCTTGTAGAGGAATTTAAATCTGACCCCATATTATCTATTCATTGGCCGCCGGATATTTATGGAATGCTGTGGTCAAGTACGAAGAGCAGTGATGTACATGCTTTAGCAGAATGGGTAGGGCAGGAGCCATCTACAGGGGCAGTAAGAAGTAGGATAAATTCTATCATTACTACAGCGTCTTCAATGTATGCGGTTCATTATGCCAAGCTGCTTCTTGCGATCGCTGACCAATGGGAGACGGTCAATCATAATTCTTCCTTCGAGCAGGGTGACGGCATTGTTGCAGATGATTGGTGGTATTGGTTGGAATACGGACAAACTTCTGAGATTAATCTGCACAGAAGTCAAGAGAAGCCCCGGACTGGAAATTATGGACTTAAGATGAATGGTCTTTACTGGGGTGGGCCTGTGTACGAGATTAGTCAAATTAGTTCTGGATATTATGGAATGTCGGCGTATTACTATGTCCCAGAGTTTAGTGATACGAAGGGTACATTGCAGATATTCGTATACTGTAATGATGCGAATGGTCAATGGCTTCATACTTTTGGGAACGAAGACAAGGTAGTTGCTAATGAAGGTCCAGGATGGCATCTAGCGGATTGGGTTGGTCATATTCCAGCATTTATCGATGGGGTTAAAGTTGAAAAACTTACAATTGGACTTAAGCTGACCAAATTTAAAGATGGAGAAATTTTGTATCTGGATGATATCAAGTTTTTCAATCTAGGATAA
- a CDS encoding Gfo/Idh/MocA family protein produces MRQITAILVGAGARGRFVYGEYAKKYPKELKIVAVAEPNEERRQLAAKDHGLSSNQLYESWEQVLDGAVMADVAVISTQDRMHCAPTIKALELGYDVLLEKPMSPLSEEVNTMANASRKYNRLLTVCHVLRYTPFWSKIKEIIVSGGIGQIVSIQLSENVGYYHMAHSFVRGNWNKAEETSPMILQKSCHDMDILSWLIDQRCTKVSSYGSLLHFRPENAPVGSTLRCTGGCVVERECPYSAVRIYEEDDPCNEWNRFITNKLTPEGIREAIEHGPFGRCVYRCDNNVVDHQVVNMEFESGSTASFTMSGFSHDISRTVQIMGTLGEIRGYMEKSEIVLFPFGGEAIEVPVTVEEGGHGGGDEGLMREFLKQVRNENSNDDQGLTSAEASLQSHLMAFAAERSRLEGGKSVTIAEMMELQFTQVKGVASPNKVT; encoded by the coding sequence GTGCGTCAAATTACTGCAATACTCGTAGGAGCCGGTGCTAGAGGAAGGTTCGTATATGGAGAGTATGCGAAGAAGTATCCGAAGGAGCTAAAAATCGTCGCAGTAGCCGAGCCGAATGAAGAAAGACGGCAGCTTGCAGCTAAGGATCACGGACTCTCTTCTAATCAGTTGTATGAAAGTTGGGAGCAGGTTTTAGATGGAGCAGTAATGGCGGATGTTGCTGTGATATCCACGCAGGATCGGATGCATTGTGCGCCAACGATTAAAGCTCTTGAGCTGGGGTATGATGTGTTGCTTGAGAAACCAATGTCCCCATTGTCTGAGGAAGTCAATACCATGGCAAATGCATCCCGCAAGTATAATCGCTTATTGACTGTTTGTCATGTACTAAGGTATACCCCGTTCTGGTCGAAGATCAAAGAGATTATCGTAAGCGGTGGAATCGGTCAGATCGTCTCTATACAGTTAAGTGAAAATGTAGGTTATTACCACATGGCACATAGCTTCGTTCGCGGAAACTGGAATAAAGCTGAGGAAACGAGTCCTATGATCTTACAGAAATCCTGTCACGATATGGACATCTTATCTTGGTTAATTGATCAGAGGTGCACGAAAGTCAGTTCTTATGGCTCACTCTTACACTTCCGTCCGGAGAATGCACCTGTTGGTTCAACGCTCCGTTGCACAGGGGGATGCGTAGTCGAACGCGAGTGTCCTTATTCGGCGGTTCGGATTTATGAAGAGGATGATCCATGTAATGAGTGGAATCGCTTTATTACGAACAAGTTAACGCCCGAAGGGATCAGAGAAGCAATCGAACATGGACCCTTTGGACGCTGCGTATATCGTTGCGATAATAATGTGGTGGATCATCAGGTCGTCAACATGGAATTTGAAAGTGGTTCGACAGCTTCATTTACGATGTCTGGGTTTTCACATGATATATCTAGAACGGTACAAATCATGGGTACTCTGGGCGAAATCAGAGGTTATATGGAGAAGAGTGAAATTGTTCTTTTCCCTTTTGGAGGAGAAGCAATTGAAGTTCCAGTGACCGTTGAAGAAGGAGGGCATGGAGGCGGCGATGAAGGTCTCATGCGGGAATTCCTGAAGCAGGTTCGGAATGAAAATAGCAACGACGATCAAGGGCTAACCTCGGCTGAAGCTTCCTTACAAAGCCACTTGATGGCTTTCGCTGCAGAACGCTCAAGGCTAGAGGGTGGAAAATCTGTCACTATCGCGGAAATGATGGAGCTGCAATTCACTCAAGTTAAGGGAGTTGCCAGCCCTAATAAAGTGACCTAA